The following proteins are encoded in a genomic region of Micrococcaceae bacterium Sec5.8:
- a CDS encoding DEAD/DEAH box helicase gives MSELHTHQLLTDESGTETIEPEETIISDEKPHEIAEKTFADYNVRADIVEALSDAGITHPFPIQAMTLPVALAGHDIIGQAKTGTGKTLGFGIPALQRVVGPDDAGYDRLPAPGAPQALVIVPTRELAVQVANDLQNAASKRNARITTIYGGRAYEPQVESLQKGVEVVVGTPGRLIDLYKQKHLVLKNVKMVILDEADEMLDLGFLPDVETLIAGTPDVRQTMLFSATMPGPVVAMARRYMTKPTHIRAADPDDEGLTKRDIRQLIYRAHSMDKIEVVARILQARGRGRTIIFTKTKRTAAKVAEELVDRGFAAAAIHGDLGQGAREQALRAFRNNKVDVLVATDVAARGIDVDDVTHVINYQCVEDEKIYLHRVGRTGRAGNKGTAVTFVDWDDMPRWGLINKALGLSVPEPVETYSSSPHLFEELDIPAGTKGRLPRDKRILAGVDAELLEDLGETGKKNTARSGQTSGGRDSGRSGARDAGTSGGPRGGSRDGGRSTGGGRDGSRDSRRSGGASAGSKDAGRSGERRRRPAEADATTGPAAEAPAKAAASAPTEVDRATRARRRTRTRRHNGEVVAGEAQAGAPASSTEA, from the coding sequence GTGAGTGAATTGCACACGCACCAGCTTCTGACCGACGAATCCGGAACGGAAACGATCGAGCCCGAAGAAACCATTATCTCGGACGAGAAGCCGCACGAGATCGCGGAGAAGACGTTCGCCGACTACAACGTCCGCGCCGACATCGTTGAGGCCCTGTCCGACGCCGGCATCACCCACCCCTTCCCGATCCAGGCCATGACCCTGCCGGTCGCCCTGGCAGGCCACGACATCATCGGCCAGGCTAAGACGGGCACAGGCAAAACGCTCGGCTTCGGCATCCCGGCGCTGCAGCGCGTCGTCGGGCCCGATGACGCAGGCTATGACAGGCTCCCCGCCCCGGGCGCCCCGCAGGCCCTGGTGATTGTGCCGACCCGCGAGTTGGCTGTCCAGGTCGCCAACGACCTTCAGAACGCCGCCAGCAAGCGCAACGCCCGGATCACCACCATTTACGGCGGCCGTGCCTACGAGCCGCAGGTCGAGTCGCTGCAGAAGGGCGTTGAGGTTGTTGTTGGCACCCCGGGCCGCCTCATCGACCTCTACAAGCAAAAGCACCTCGTCCTGAAGAACGTCAAGATGGTTATCCTCGACGAAGCCGACGAGATGCTGGACCTCGGTTTCCTGCCTGACGTCGAAACCCTCATCGCGGGCACCCCCGACGTCCGCCAGACAATGCTGTTCTCCGCCACCATGCCCGGCCCGGTCGTCGCCATGGCACGGCGGTACATGACCAAGCCCACCCACATCCGTGCCGCGGACCCGGACGACGAGGGACTGACCAAGCGCGACATCCGGCAGCTGATCTACCGTGCCCACAGCATGGACAAAATCGAGGTAGTGGCCCGGATCCTGCAGGCACGAGGCCGCGGCCGCACCATCATTTTCACCAAGACCAAGCGAACCGCCGCCAAAGTGGCCGAGGAACTGGTGGACCGCGGCTTTGCCGCCGCCGCCATCCACGGCGACCTCGGCCAGGGCGCCCGCGAGCAGGCCCTCCGCGCCTTCCGCAACAACAAGGTCGATGTCCTCGTCGCCACCGACGTGGCCGCGCGCGGCATCGACGTCGATGACGTCACGCACGTCATCAACTACCAGTGCGTTGAAGACGAGAAGATTTACCTGCACCGGGTGGGGCGCACCGGACGCGCCGGCAACAAGGGCACGGCCGTGACCTTCGTGGACTGGGACGACATGCCCCGCTGGGGCCTGATCAACAAGGCCCTGGGTTTGAGCGTTCCTGAGCCGGTGGAAACGTACTCCTCCTCGCCTCACCTGTTCGAGGAGCTCGACATCCCCGCCGGCACCAAGGGCCGGCTGCCCCGCGATAAGCGGATACTGGCCGGCGTTGACGCCGAACTCCTCGAGGACCTGGGCGAGACCGGCAAGAAGAACACCGCACGCAGCGGGCAGACCAGTGGTGGTCGTGATAGCGGCCGCAGCGGCGCACGCGACGCCGGCACCTCGGGCGGTCCCCGTGGCGGCAGCCGCGACGGCGGCCGGAGCACCGGCGGCGGCCGGGACGGCAGCCGCGATTCCCGTCGAAGCGGCGGTGCCAGCGCCGGCAGCAAGGACGCGGGACGCTCGGGCGAGCGCCGCCGTCGTCCCGCCGAGGCTGACGCCACCACGGGCCCCGCAGCCGAGGCGCCGGCCAAGGCCGCAGCCAGCGCGCCCACCGAGGTGGACCGTGCCACCCGCGCACGCCGCCGGACCCGCACCCGCCGCCATAACGGCGAAGTGGTGGCCGGCGAGGCGCAGGCCGGGGCTCCGGCCAGCAGCACCGAGGCCTAA